From a single Candidatus Schekmanbacteria bacterium genomic region:
- the trmD gene encoding tRNA (guanosine(37)-N1)-methyltransferase TrmD yields MFFTVITIFPEAFKSYLEQSVISKAIEKGIAGIDIVDLRNYAEGRHKVVDDYPYGGEAGMVMKPEPITRCITALKTRDVSKSAKTVFLTPDGELFSQKKAIELAAEKSLILLCGRYKGIDERVRESIVDHEISIGNYVLTGGELPAMVVIDSVMRMLPGTLGNIESAENDSFFNGLLSSPVYTRPPEFQGMKVPDVLLSGNHKQINEWKIKESLRRTMKRRPDLLETVKLSDKDKALLEKLMKETEKDD; encoded by the coding sequence ATGTTTTTCACCGTTATTACGATATTCCCCGAAGCCTTCAAATCATACCTTGAACAGAGCGTAATCAGTAAAGCAATCGAAAAGGGGATAGCAGGAATAGACATAGTTGATCTGAGAAACTATGCAGAGGGAAGGCATAAAGTAGTGGATGATTACCCGTACGGCGGAGAGGCCGGAATGGTTATGAAACCGGAACCTATAACCAGATGCATAACGGCTCTAAAAACAAGGGATGTTTCTAAATCTGCCAAAACAGTTTTTCTCACCCCTGATGGAGAGCTTTTCAGCCAAAAAAAAGCCATAGAACTGGCAGCAGAAAAGAGTCTGATCCTCCTTTGCGGAAGGTATAAGGGTATTGATGAACGTGTGAGGGAAAGTATCGTTGATCATGAAATATCCATAGGAAACTATGTGCTTACCGGCGGAGAACTGCCGGCTATGGTCGTCATCGATTCAGTGATGAGAATGCTGCCGGGCACCTTAGGGAATATTGAATCTGCGGAGAATGATTCATTCTTCAATGGACTTTTAAGCTCTCCGGTGTATACCCGTCCGCCAGAGTTCCAGGGAATGAAAGTCCCAGACGTGCTGCTTTCAGGGAATCATAAGCAAATCAATGAGTGGAAGATTAAAGAATCGCTTAGGAGGACCATGAAAAGACGTCCTGATCTTTTAGAAACTGTTAAACTTTCTGATAAAGACAAAGCATTGCTCGAAAAGTTAATGAAAGAAACAGAAAAAGATGACTGA
- the rimM gene encoding 16S rRNA processing protein RimM, with amino-acid sequence MSADADTIVIGKVLKPRGQKGELTVYPITDDPKRFLNLSSVIIEKKNGTVIITEIQSVRFHKDILIIKFKGIDTPVAAWEFEGSIITISESDAMPLPHGHYYLDDVIGCSVFDEEGMALGTVKEIYKTAGNDVFVIKSESGEILVPAIESFILEVSTKDKRITIKKPEYV; translated from the coding sequence ATGAGCGCCGATGCTGACACAATCGTCATAGGAAAAGTTTTAAAGCCCAGAGGCCAAAAGGGAGAACTTACTGTCTACCCTATTACAGACGACCCTAAGCGTTTCTTGAATCTTTCATCAGTTATAATCGAAAAAAAAAACGGCACCGTTATTATCACAGAAATTCAGTCTGTAAGATTCCATAAAGACATCCTGATTATCAAGTTTAAAGGGATTGATACACCAGTAGCCGCGTGGGAGTTTGAAGGTTCGATAATTACGATATCAGAATCCGATGCAATGCCGCTACCTCACGGCCATTATTATCTTGATGACGTTATAGGATGCAGTGTATTCGATGAAGAAGGGATGGCCCTTGGCACCGTAAAAGAAATATACAAAACCGCAGGAAATGATGTATTTGTCATAAAGTCTGAAAGTGGTGAGATTTTAGTTCCGGCAATTGAGAGTTTCATCTTAGAGGTAAGCACCAAAGACAAAAGAATCACGATAAAAAAACCTGAATATGTGTGA
- a CDS encoding KH domain-containing protein, which produces MKDLVTFLAKSITKNPDSVTVNDKEVKGVTVIELKVSPDDRGRIIGKNGKTIKAIRCLLNASSSLSKKKVSLEIVE; this is translated from the coding sequence ATGAAAGACTTAGTAACCTTTCTCGCAAAATCAATTACAAAGAATCCGGATTCTGTCACAGTTAACGACAAGGAAGTTAAAGGCGTTACTGTCATAGAATTAAAGGTCTCTCCTGACGACAGAGGTCGTATAATAGGAAAGAATGGCAAAACCATCAAAGCTATAAGATGTCTTCTCAATGCATCTTCTTCTCTCAGCAAAAAAAAGGTTTCGCTGGAAATAGTGGAATGA
- the rpsP gene encoding 30S ribosomal protein S16: MAVVLRLTRGGTKKKPFYRIVVADSRMPRDGRFIEIVGFYRPQQTDNQCTLKEDKIREWLSKGATPSDTVKSLLKKSGFFKTPAVSN; the protein is encoded by the coding sequence ATGGCAGTTGTTTTAAGGCTTACAAGAGGGGGCACTAAAAAGAAACCATTCTACAGAATAGTAGTAGCCGATTCAAGGATGCCAAGAGATGGAAGGTTCATCGAGATAGTAGGCTTCTACAGACCTCAGCAGACCGATAACCAATGCACCCTTAAGGAAGATAAAATAAGAGAGTGGCTTAGTAAAGGCGCCACACCGTCAGACACGGTAAAATCGCTGCTTAAGAAGTCAGGATTTTTTAAAACTCCTGCAGTTTCAAATTAG
- the ffh gene encoding signal recognition particle protein, with the protein MFENLSKKLETAFAKLRKSGKLNEHDVKDGLKEVKMALLEADVNYKVVKDFIASVEEKALGQEVLKSLSPGQQIIKIVNEEIIELLGHEYKKLELSSTKPPAVILLLGLQGSGKTTTAGKLARMLKTSGHNPMLVSVDVYRPAAMDQLKTVAEKTDIDIYPASPKDKPLFIAESAYKSARDGAHDILIIDTAGRLHIDNDLMDELKGITSALPVSEKLLVSDSMTGQDAVNIAREFDAQIGITGIIMTKMDGDARGGAALSMRAVTGKPIKFITTGEKPDAIEPFHPERIASRILGMGDVLTLIEKAQSSVDEEKARALQQKIREETFTLEDFKDQLLQIRKMGPIEEIMGMIPGMGNLKKMGLGGDLDVGEKDLKKIEAIISSMTARERANYTIISGSRRKRISKGSGTTIQDVNRLIKQFAQMKKMLKTFSSPKKMGRGMKFPFMKM; encoded by the coding sequence ATGTTTGAGAACCTTTCAAAAAAATTAGAAACCGCCTTTGCGAAGCTTCGTAAAAGCGGAAAACTCAACGAGCACGATGTAAAAGACGGCCTCAAGGAAGTAAAAATGGCACTCCTTGAGGCTGATGTAAACTACAAGGTAGTAAAGGATTTCATCGCATCGGTTGAAGAAAAAGCTCTGGGACAGGAAGTGTTAAAGTCTCTTAGTCCCGGTCAGCAGATTATTAAAATCGTGAACGAAGAGATAATAGAACTATTAGGTCATGAGTATAAGAAGCTTGAGTTGTCCAGTACCAAACCTCCGGCGGTAATTCTCCTTCTGGGACTTCAGGGCTCAGGCAAAACCACTACTGCAGGTAAACTCGCCAGGATGCTGAAAACATCAGGACATAACCCAATGCTTGTTTCAGTTGATGTTTACCGTCCTGCTGCGATGGACCAGCTAAAAACAGTGGCAGAAAAAACTGATATTGATATCTATCCCGCATCTCCGAAGGACAAACCTCTTTTTATAGCAGAAAGTGCATACAAATCAGCAAGAGACGGAGCCCATGACATACTTATAATAGATACAGCCGGAAGACTCCATATAGATAACGACCTCATGGATGAACTTAAAGGGATCACATCGGCTTTGCCTGTTTCTGAAAAACTGCTTGTCAGTGACAGTATGACGGGCCAGGACGCTGTAAACATTGCCCGTGAATTCGACGCACAGATAGGCATAACAGGAATAATAATGACAAAGATGGATGGCGATGCAAGAGGAGGTGCCGCGCTATCTATGAGGGCTGTTACCGGAAAACCAATAAAGTTTATAACTACGGGCGAAAAACCTGATGCCATAGAGCCCTTTCATCCTGAGCGAATTGCTTCGCGGATACTCGGGATGGGAGATGTGCTGACACTGATTGAAAAAGCCCAGTCATCGGTTGACGAGGAAAAGGCGCGCGCGCTCCAGCAGAAAATAAGGGAGGAGACCTTCACCCTTGAAGACTTTAAGGACCAGCTTCTCCAAATCAGAAAGATGGGACCTATTGAAGAGATCATGGGAATGATCCCTGGGATGGGCAACCTTAAGAAGATGGGGCTTGGCGGAGATCTGGACGTCGGCGAAAAGGATCTCAAAAAAATAGAGGCAATCATAAGCTCGATGACAGCCAGGGAAAGAGCAAACTACACCATAATCAGCGGAAGCCGCAGGAAAAGAATATCAAAGGGGAGCGGCACAACCATTCAGGACGTAAACAGACTAATAAAACAGTTTGCACAAATGAAAAAAATGCTTAAAACATTCTCATCACCAAAAAAGATGGGAAGAGGAATGAAATTCCCTTTTATGAAGATGTAG